In a single window of the Acetivibrio clariflavus DSM 19732 genome:
- a CDS encoding amino acid ABC transporter permease, translating into MNLNWQFIIDSLPLYLKAAWTTLKLGFWGILISSIIGFVCSIVLYFKVKVLKTVIQVYIELSRNTPLLIQLFFLYFGLTKLGVALSETACAIIGLSFLGGSYMAEAFRSGLEAVSKTQIESGLSIGLSKTQLVRYVVLPQAFSVSVPSIGANCIFLLKETSIVGAIAVVDLMNVTKDLIGIYYQTFEALFMLVVSYLIMILPLSLLLTWLERKVRYAEFGN; encoded by the coding sequence ATGAATCTTAACTGGCAATTTATAATAGATAGCTTACCGCTTTACCTCAAAGCTGCATGGACGACATTAAAGCTTGGATTTTGGGGTATATTGATTTCTTCAATAATTGGCTTTGTATGCAGTATAGTTTTGTACTTTAAGGTTAAAGTGTTAAAGACCGTTATTCAAGTTTATATAGAGCTGTCACGCAATACTCCGCTGTTGATACAATTATTTTTTTTATACTTTGGTCTTACCAAACTGGGAGTAGCCTTAAGCGAGACTGCTTGTGCCATCATTGGTCTGTCTTTCTTGGGGGGAAGCTATATGGCAGAGGCTTTCAGGAGCGGTTTGGAGGCTGTAAGCAAAACACAGATTGAATCAGGATTAAGCATAGGTCTTTCCAAAACCCAGCTTGTGAGGTATGTGGTTCTTCCCCAGGCCTTTTCAGTGAGTGTGCCTTCGATAGGTGCAAATTGTATTTTTTTACTGAAAGAAACCTCTATTGTGGGAGCAATTGCAGTGGTTGACCTTATGAATGTAACAAAGGATTTAATAGGCATTTACTATCAAACCTTTGAAGCCTTGTTTATGCTGGTGGTTTCATATTTGATCATGATTTTGCCGCTATCATTGCTTCTGACATGGCTGGAAAGGAAGGTGCGGTATGCAGAGTTTGGGAATTAG
- a CDS encoding IS256 family transposase, producing the protein MATKDIMPLIEEIFKYYGHVKDGDFMRDLMALILNKLMEAEVTAKIGADKYERTEERNNQRNGVRIRPYNTRLGTIDLKIPKLREGTYFPSFLEPRRMWEKALVNVVQEAYVHGISTRKVDELVQALGMEGIDKSKVSRISQELDEYVTQFVNRKLTIKYPYLWLDATFPKVREGGHVENMALVVAVGVNENGEREILGFDVGLTESGPFWTEFLRRLVNRGLHGVQLVISDSHEGLKKAISEVLGGCSWQRCRVHFMRNVLSQVPRKQQGMVSAIVRTVFAAPDQKTAKNQLYTVVEQLKGRFPKAMEVLENGCENVLQYMEFPREHWAQLHSTNPLERLNREIRRRTDVVSIFPNRESVIRLVGSILIEQHEEWQIGRRYFSKESMNKLVKPAIGTYSLAPEALLHK; encoded by the coding sequence ATGGCTACAAAAGATATAATGCCACTAATCGAAGAAATTTTCAAGTATTATGGACATGTAAAAGATGGAGATTTCATGAGAGATCTGATGGCTTTAATACTAAATAAGTTGATGGAAGCTGAAGTGACTGCAAAAATTGGTGCAGATAAGTATGAACGTACAGAAGAAAGAAATAATCAAAGGAATGGTGTCAGAATCAGACCATATAATACCCGTCTTGGTACCATTGATTTAAAAATACCTAAACTTCGTGAGGGAACCTATTTCCCAAGTTTTCTAGAGCCTAGGCGTATGTGGGAAAAAGCACTTGTTAATGTTGTTCAGGAAGCATATGTCCATGGTATAAGCACCCGAAAAGTGGATGAATTAGTTCAGGCACTTGGTATGGAAGGTATTGATAAAAGTAAAGTATCACGCATAAGCCAAGAACTTGATGAATATGTTACTCAATTTGTAAACCGTAAATTAACAATTAAATATCCATATTTGTGGTTGGATGCAACATTTCCAAAAGTACGGGAAGGTGGACATGTAGAAAACATGGCATTGGTTGTAGCAGTAGGTGTTAATGAAAATGGTGAACGTGAGATTTTGGGTTTTGATGTTGGACTTACAGAAAGCGGGCCATTCTGGACAGAGTTTTTACGCCGACTTGTAAATCGTGGATTACATGGAGTCCAACTTGTTATTAGTGATTCTCACGAAGGGTTAAAAAAGGCGATTTCAGAAGTTTTAGGAGGTTGTTCGTGGCAAAGGTGTCGAGTGCATTTTATGAGGAATGTATTAAGTCAGGTGCCACGGAAACAGCAAGGTATGGTATCAGCAATAGTAAGAACAGTATTTGCAGCACCGGACCAGAAAACAGCTAAGAATCAATTATATACAGTTGTAGAACAGTTAAAGGGAAGATTTCCGAAAGCAATGGAAGTCTTGGAAAATGGATGTGAGAATGTGTTGCAGTATATGGAGTTTCCGCGAGAACATTGGGCACAGCTACATTCCACGAATCCATTAGAAAGACTAAACAGGGAAATACGGCGAAGAACTGACGTGGTAAGTATATTTCCAAATCGTGAATCAGTAATAAGATTGGTTGGATCAATATTAATAGAGCAGCACGAGGAATGGCAAATTGGTCGAAGGTACTTTAGTAAAGAATCAATGAATAAGTTGGTAAAGCCTGCAATTGGGACATATAGTTTGGCCCCAGAGGCATTATTGCACAAATAA
- a CDS encoding winged helix-turn-helix domain-containing protein, which produces MNINSIPDIFQSKLRIAIIASLMTGEKTFTELKEITGATDGNLSIHLSKMEENGYIEVYKDFFNKKPRTRYNLTAKGKDEFINYVNTLENILKQYGDKTEK; this is translated from the coding sequence TTGAATATTAATTCAATTCCTGACATATTCCAATCAAAACTTAGAATAGCTATTATAGCTAGCTTAATGACAGGAGAAAAAACGTTTACTGAATTAAAGGAAATAACCGGTGCAACTGACGGGAATTTAAGCATTCATCTTTCGAAAATGGAGGAAAACGGATATATAGAAGTATACAAAGATTTCTTCAACAAAAAGCCTCGAACCAGATACAATTTAACGGCAAAAGGCAAAGATGAGTTTATTAACTATGTAAATACCCTGGAAAATATATTAAAGCAATATGGCGATAAAACTGAAAAGTAA
- a CDS encoding MetQ/NlpA family ABC transporter substrate-binding protein yields the protein MKKQNVILIILTFILSLSFLTGCGREGDLKTSNVSSDTPTSNSNINPSPSGESVTIKGIADLVPHSELIEYVAPKLKEQGIIVELVATAADNTTNEKLAKGEIDFNFFQHEPYLQEWNKINGYNLVNAGDIHVEPITAYSDKYSSKEDIPDNAVVAIPNDGTNEYRALRILEENGFIKLNPETANSLSASVSDIAEYLRPIKIIELDSAQIIPTKDDYDFFITNTNKALEAKITSARLFSEGSDSPYANIIAVREEDLNNPAIVALVKALQSEDVRKYITDTYNGAVIPAKLDN from the coding sequence ATGAAAAAACAAAACGTGATCCTTATTATCCTTACATTTATATTATCATTGAGCTTTCTTACAGGATGCGGCAGAGAAGGGGATTTGAAAACTTCAAATGTTTCTTCAGATACTCCGACTTCTAACAGCAATATAAATCCATCTCCCTCTGGGGAATCGGTAACCATTAAGGGTATCGCCGATTTGGTTCCCCACTCCGAGCTCATTGAATATGTGGCTCCCAAGCTGAAAGAACAAGGTATTATTGTAGAGTTGGTTGCAACAGCTGCCGATAACACTACCAACGAAAAACTTGCAAAAGGAGAAATTGATTTTAACTTTTTTCAGCATGAACCTTATTTACAGGAGTGGAACAAAATAAACGGATATAACCTTGTGAATGCGGGAGATATCCATGTAGAACCCATTACTGCATATTCCGACAAATACAGTTCTAAAGAAGACATACCGGATAATGCAGTTGTAGCAATTCCTAATGATGGTACCAATGAATACCGAGCCTTGCGCATTCTTGAGGAAAACGGGTTTATCAAGCTTAATCCCGAAACTGCAAACTCTCTTAGTGCTTCGGTATCAGATATTGCGGAATATCTGCGCCCTATAAAGATTATTGAACTTGACTCGGCACAGATCATTCCTACAAAAGACGACTATGATTTCTTTATCACCAACACCAATAAGGCCTTAGAAGCAAAGATTACTTCCGCAAGGCTCTTCAGCGAAGGAAGCGATAGTCCTTATGCCAATATCATTGCCGTTCGGGAAGAAGACTTGAACAATCCTGCCATTGTCGCTTTGGTGAAAGCTCTGCAGTCGGAAGATGTCAGAAAGTACATAACGGATACTTATAACGGTGCAGTTATTCCTGCAAAACTGGACAATTAG
- a CDS encoding methionine ABC transporter permease has translation MSLLDTPIWEVIKGSFAPEIWVRLVPAIGETLYMTLVSSIIMLVFGLLLGILLTVTNPDGLVPMRILYTGSGWLINALRSLPQMVMIILMIPVARLFFGKSYGTNACIISIAASCIPMYARIVESSLLEISKGKIEAAKSIGSTNFQIIFRILIPETLPSLIRGFTVAVIAVISMTALAGMFGAGGIGDIAVRFGYQRFQHDVLFASVYVLIALVQLVQWIGNFTSKQILKKRNLI, from the coding sequence ATGAGTTTACTGGATACTCCAATCTGGGAGGTGATAAAAGGTTCTTTTGCACCGGAGATATGGGTACGGCTGGTGCCTGCTATTGGAGAAACACTATATATGACGCTAGTGTCTTCTATCATAATGCTGGTGTTCGGCCTTCTGCTCGGCATTCTGTTGACGGTAACCAATCCGGACGGTTTGGTACCCATGAGAATTTTATATACCGGGTCGGGCTGGCTGATTAACGCACTGCGTTCCCTACCCCAAATGGTCATGATCATTCTGATGATTCCGGTGGCACGGCTTTTTTTCGGGAAATCTTACGGCACCAATGCTTGTATCATATCCATTGCTGCCAGTTGTATCCCCATGTATGCAAGAATTGTCGAAAGCAGTTTGCTTGAGATTTCAAAAGGAAAAATTGAGGCTGCAAAGTCTATAGGCAGCACTAATTTTCAAATAATTTTTCGCATATTAATTCCTGAAACTTTACCTTCCTTAATCCGTGGGTTTACAGTGGCTGTCATTGCCGTAATTTCCATGACCGCACTTGCGGGTATGTTTGGAGCCGGAGGCATCGGAGATATAGCAGTAAGATTTGGTTACCAGCGTTTTCAGCATGATGTTTTGTTTGCATCCGTCTATGTTCTGATTGCCCTTGTCCAACTGGTTCAGTGGATTGGAAACTTTACATCCAAGCAAATCCTGAAAAAGAGAAATTTAATTTAA